The Gossypium hirsutum isolate 1008001.06 chromosome A03, Gossypium_hirsutum_v2.1, whole genome shotgun sequence genome contains the following window.
tttgaaTTCTGCATGCCCCAAAACATACAGCACATAAGTGCATATATTAACTCATGCATAGTAACGATGATATCATTAAGAGCTATCTTGACACATTGCAAGTATTTAGCCAACCAGTTTTAAATAACCCAAAACTTAGGATCACTGTTTTGAGAGAGTGTATGTGCAAGCATCCTAATCTGCTGAATTGCAGCCAAACTTTCTATATTTCCCCCTCTCATTTGATCTACAGCTGTTAACTGAGCTTGTTCCTGTATGTTTAGCTCATTAATTGTGTTATGCAAGAAAAGCAGGCTAAAAGGTGACATGCATGTAAAGACTACTCAAAGCACGAGATAGTagcagaaagaaaaggaaagataaAGCCAATTTGGAAGGTATATCCATCTGCAATAGCACAAGGAGTTAGATATAGTTCCCTGGTAAAAACACATTAGCATGTCCTTTCAAATTTGCACATGATGCATTGGTAGAGAAACCTACATATCGAATAAAGCACTGAAAACATACCACTGAAAGAAATGAACGGGTGACTCAAACGTGAAAATAAGATTGAAGATAATTTCAAAGACATAAAAATATTGCTAAATTCCTGTTGCAAACGTGCAGAGCATGGAGGTCATAGATGCAGGTGATTATGACATAGAAAACAAATGAACAAGCCTTGGATACACAAATTGCAAATTCTAACACTAAATTATTTCATCGGACATCTTTGAGCCTTATGTTTGTTTCATTACACACCTTACAAGTTTTTTAGTGATTGCAATAAGTTGATGGATTGAAATAACTTGGTGATGAGCTTTTTAATTCTAGACTCGGTGACATACTTTCTGTTCATTGGGAAGGTAATCTATTTTGACACCACGAAGAAGGGGTATATGCAATTTAACTCTAAAGACAATTTCTTCCAACAAGGATGAATAATGGATATTGCTTTAAGCTTTTATTAGGGTTTTTCATTGTACGGATATATTTAGAAGCTCAATTTATCTCATGGATTTATGGCCTATACCTATTGATACTTGCATATCAAGTTTTAAGGTTTTCCTCAGcattgatgttctttcagttccCCACCTTCTTATAACCGCTAAGACTCTCTTAGTCTTTACCACCAGAATTTCTCGatacaatttccatttaatttcaCTCCTATTTGCCATCTCTTTCTTTTCCTCATACAGCATCAAGAGTGAGCAAAAGCAAAAGGCAAATCAAATTGGCAAAACTTGAGTAGCATTCTTTTAACAATACTCCATactttttttccaaattaatacCCAGCCATAATTGTAGTTTCCTCTATGATAGAGGGTATAAATGTTTACTGCTCAGTTAGTCATGAGGACAAAAAAATTGTACCTTAGACAAACCAGTTAGGCCATCCTTTGattttggaataattaaaatGTGCGTAGGAGCCTGGGGAGATATGTCCCTAAAAGCTAAGAcctacaaacaaaaaaaaaaggcaaacaaACATAATGTTAGCGCAAATGAATGTCAAATAAACTTAAAACTAGCAGAAAAGAATTAACATATTAACCTAAAGAAACAGCAAGAATATATTCGTGTGAACCAGCCCccaaaaagataaataataaaactagGTCATTCTCGTATGCAACTGATGAGGTGAATGCATGATTCTTACAGAAAACAATAACATAAATTAACATTGGCAAATAGAAATCAAACTAAAAGGTTAAAAAGCTAGAACTTTCAACCTCAGATTATAGTTTTGCAAACAAAAACTATAATCATAGCTGAAGATTTTTATGCTTCTCTAATTAAAACTTTTGATATTTTGTTATCACGTTTCACTTAATGTTGATCAAATATCAGATATCAGCTAGTGTTAACGGAAAGGACAACACATTATCTTTGATTGTCACCTATTTAACTGCTCAACATGCCAAAAGCCCAAGCCAGCCAGACTAGAAGCTACAGAGAAATGAAAGGGCCTAACCTCGAGCCTAACCCAAAACTAAAGGCTATTTCTTAGCAAATTAACATGAGAAAACATCGATCCATATTTGGAGATCAACCAAATCCAATCGAACCAAATTgactagaaaaaattaaaaaccctaactcaaaattgACACAAAAGTCTATCAAAGATTATTCAAACTCAAGGAAACTTTCCAATTGCTACATAATTGTAAGCAacagactaaaatgaaaaagaaagttacaaaaatatgataaaatgaaAGAAGATAAGATTCACTTGATAGTTCCAAATTAAGTAGTTCCTGAAGAGTCCAAGACTTAGTACGATAACAAACTGTTGATGACCTTCTCATCCAGGTCCATATGGAATTAATCacaattctataaaaatatttgtaaaatatacCAAAGACCTTAAGTTATGTCCAGCATCTCCAAATTTAGGTCTGAAGCAGGGCAGTGATAAATATAAATTTGTGTATATTAGTAAAAAGAAGTACATATAAGAAACTAAAAACAGAGATGAAataaaaagacaaattttaagTACATATTCATACCTGAAATGAATCTCCGATGAAGCAGGACCAACCGTTTTTCACTATCCTCAAAACCCTCCTACTTTCCCTTTTGCTTTGATTCGAGTGATAAATAAATatatctgaaaaaaaaaagagatgatcAGGCAAAGACAAAGAATTtataaagaagaaaacaaaaaatcataaaaaaaaatcaaatgaaatacaagtaataaagaatagatctgaaactaaaacaaaaatgaaatggCAAAGACAAAGACAAAGTAGAAGTCATGATTCATACCTGAAATCAGCCACCGATGAAGAAGAGaatttcaaaaaatcataaaaaccaGAAACGGCAGAGAAAACCTAGAGTAGCGTctttctgtgtttttttttttttttggcattcgATGAcccaaaactagaaaaaaaatgaGAGGAAGAAATTCAAAACAGACACACAGAGAGAGGGAGTCGGCGAATAAATGGGGTGCTATGGATGGAAGAGATAGATTTGAGGATTCAAATTTCGAATAGGTGAAGAAACGAGGAAGCTATGAATGGAAGAGAGAGAACTTAATTTTCTAAATCCCCATGTGACAACGGTAACATTTATGGTAATTAATACCCtctttaaattacttttttttttgagaaattaaagacaAAGAAGGTAAAGAGACTTAGGAAAAAAAAGTGGGGAATCGGGATATTCCTAGAATGGGATATACCCGAGCCGGGATATACCCATGCGGGATAACAACGAACCGGGATATCCCTGGAATGGGATATCCCTGGGAGGAATAAGTATGACAGGTTGGCCGGTCCAGACAATAAAAATAGCTGAAACGAGCACTAAAACCAATAAACCGGAAGCCAAAAATTCAGAACCGGAATAAGAAAAGGCAGGATATCCAGAGAATAGCTTTTTCCGAGTCGGAATATGACAGATATAAAGCCCGacagaataagaaagaaaattaacAGCCAGTAAAGGAAAAAAGACGTTAGAAAAAATTAAAGGGAAATTGgagaaattaaaaacatttaagtcTCCTGTTTGGCTTCCGGGAAAATGCAGGCTGAACATAATTTGCCAACTCACAGGTGAATAAGGAATTATTTAAAAAGAACAAGGGACTAATGTCAAGTTTGATACAAATTTCCCTCAATTTTCATCGATCAGAAACCAAACAGAataaaaagagatgaagaaaaaacAAGATTTTTCTAAAGAATCAAAATTTATACCTTAAAAGAAAGACTATCACTACCTCGACTCACTCATTCGGAAGAAGCTACAGCTGATTCATGAAttcaaaccttttcttttcctttttcgagAGAGAGAAAGAAGCTAATGACAATGGATCTTGATTTAACGGAGAGAaactttgggtttttattttataacataacaatattataatatttttattttattttcatcggtaaaataaaatagttaagGGTAGAGTAATTGGAGCTCCCTTTTCATGAATGTCAAGACAATGAGAGAACAGTGCAAGATATAACAAACCTGGTTGGCGTAACTGATACCCATGTTTGCCTAAGCACGCACATAGTTTGGCTTCAACTAGTGCCTAAAGATCCAGAGACAGATCAAAAGACTAAATTTAATAGTGCTGAAAATATGGCCAACACAGGTAAAGGGAAGTTTatcatcaaataattttaaatggacAATCTCAGTAACAGAGGCTAAACAAATCAAACTGCATATGCAAGATCTGAATGCATTAAAAAGGGCATTTTGAAAGAGATGATCAAGGGTATATGTAAATTGAGGAAGTGCATAAtcaaatcatctaaattaacaaatagCTTCAACAAATCAAATAACTAATTACATGGAGCTTAATAGAAGAGCTAGTTTGTTTTCTAAGGTCCAACTAGGTGCAGCATGTTATTTGGAGAATCTTTTTAGCAGCCTAAGGTTACAAAGATGGAGCAAGTAAATAATTCAACCCTATAAGAGAGCTGTATAACACACCAATGCATCACTTTACAATCGAAAGataagaaagaagagaaatagaGGAAATAGAGTTTGGCCCACAGAAGATTGACATGTTGGGTTGTCACATGTTTTGCATTTCTTTATGCCATCCTTTCAATTGATTAAGCACAAGCCAAGTCCTAGGCACACTTTTTTGTATAGAAGCGAAAAAGCCCCCTTGATTCAAGAAGCACAAATTTACATATTCACCTTAATTTACTCAAAAAAGTGCTTTTTTTTACATCTTGCACCTCAAATGGTTCAGGTAGTTACAGCACCCTTGCCGACATTGTCAACaccataattcattttttttttattctggCCTAACATGCAAAATAGCGACCAACACACCATACAAATTGATTCTTAGTAAAATCCTAGTTCtcatatattttgaatttcacaCATTACAGGTGCTCCAACCTAGTAAAGAGAACCCCAAAATTTTAGGATAgggaaaattaatatttaattataaaaaaaagtaattatgaaATTAACATATCAGGTGGTATACAGATAGGCCACCACTATTCAAGGGGAATCATGAAGAGGCTACCTGTTGATAAGCTAATATTGCATCAGCACTCTGCACACAGTTGGCTTGTGTTGCACGGCTTGTTCCAAAGAGAATAATCATTAGGTTTAAGTTTCAAAGCAGTTTTGAAACtgctttaaaagaaaaactgctTGAAAAAGTTAGGATAACTTAATTCCAATATGTTACCTGTAACCTCAGATCTAAGAGTTTCACATGAACGTTGCACTTGTTCGATGCACGGTGAGAAGGAACACAGAGTTCCATCTTGTTTCAACATGTTTCAAGCTGAAGGAATGGCTAGCCAAGGTTCCAGTAGGTCCAGAAATATGGAGTCAGCCAACCCATAAAACTGATCGGGAAATACCTCACCCTGAATATCTCGGACTCCCATGGTAACTAAAGTGCTTATTCCAGTCCTCTCGAAGTCTTCTCTGTTGAAGGagtgaaaaattataaaacatccCTTCTTTCACGAACCAACACAgaagaatcaaagaaaaataaacaaccATCCTTGGATCTTTCTATTATCATTTAGACAAACGGAAACCATATAATAGGACAAAATATGCATCATAAATGAGTCCTACGCAAGGTTCCACAAAACCGAGATAATTTTGAGACTACGAAGCATGACAGCAACAGAATGTCGTATTTCACAGAATACATCCACCTGAACAGACTTCTTAAATCTACCTAGAATTCAAGCTCAACCTAAGCAGTTTCTaaaatcatatttcataacaATCTTTGAAACCAAAATTTCGTAACAATGCACTCACTAATGAAACTAATAAAGATCTGTAAACCGAGACAATTAGAGACAATGAAGTATCACGGCAACAAAATGTAGATCTATGAAGACGTCAACTAAAGATAACCCAGTATTCAAGTTTAACCTAAGGAATTACTATATCATATTTCATCACAATGCACTTTTGCAAACAATAAACACTAGGCTTACCTTGCCGAGGCAGCCATCTGTTAATGGAAATCAAAGGTATACACATGTCCTGTTGGCGTCACAGCCCTTGCAAACGATGTTGTTAATGAGCCACTACCGGTCCCGGATTCAAGAACCAAACAACCCGGAACTACTTCCAAGTACATAATCACAAAGCTAATATCCGCAATATAAAGAATCTGAGTCCTATGACTTAGAACCAAAGTCCATAACTCCGGTATCGAAGCCAATAGGTAAACGAACCCACCTCTGTTGCTGAAAATTATGGAACCAAATGGCTTCCCGATCCAATCTGAATGTTTAAATACACCGAAACGAATTTGAAGAACCGAATTCTCGCACACTTTAACAGCTTTCATG
Protein-coding sequences here:
- the LOC121223033 gene encoding tRNA (adenine(58)-N(1))-methyltransferase catalytic subunit TRMT61A, whose protein sequence is MKAVKVCENSVLQIRFGVFKHSDWIGKPFGSIIFSNRGGFVYLLASIPELWTLVLSHRTQILYIADISFVIMYLEVVPGCLVLESGTGSGSLTTSFARAVTPTGHVYTFDFH